The Theileria orientalis strain Shintoku DNA, chromosome 2, complete genome genome has a window encoding:
- a CDS encoding uncharacterized protein (nucleic acid binding, OB-fold, tRNA/helicase-type domain containing protein), which produces MFGGVNQDSFGANWGISDLNQVDNNDGGFFEEDLSNYLNEDAGNKQVHEVAQRKTFMPLKINMIYSSWKTGGSSINILGYQLDIIKLVGRIVDAKTTEQDTTFVIDDGTGSIDCIHLFPGDMTEWKTNYVNNLMKTKSQVKVYGGFNPLYSSSNPTIIIYSIKELSSPEESKLHDLDVIYSILSNDGKSNPKVNDTLTDMDSVLKQFKIVKTDRAQEMPEKAPVPAQVNTTAATTKIPANELALTKFISSMLSNEARNNNFNGLHVSEILKRCNKQHSFQSVQEQHVRKVLSDLERDASVYQTLDSNTYASTDS; this is translated from the exons ATGTTCGGAGGAGTGAATCAAGATTCTTTTGGAGCAAATTGGGGCATTTCTGATTTAAACCaag TTGACAACAACGACGGTGGCTTTTTTGAGGAAGATTTATCCAATTACTTGAATGAGGATGCCGGTAACAAACAGGTTCACGAGGTAGCTCAGAGAAAAACCTTTATGCCcctaaaaataa ATATGATATACTCTTCCTGGAAGACCGGAGGCAGCTCTATCAACATTCTCGGATACCAGCTGGACATAATTAAACTCGTAGGGCGCATAGTGGACGCCAAAACTACTGAACAGGACACCACATTTGTTATTGACGACGGTACTGGCTCTATTGACTGTATTCACCTGTTTCCCGGTGATATGACTGAATGGAAGACGAATTACGTGAATAATCTGATGAAAACTAAATCACAAGTCAAGGTTTACGGAGGATTTAATCCTTTATACAGTAGTAGCAATCCTACTATTATAATCTACTCCATTAAAGAGCTCAGTTCACCCGAGGAGTCGAAACTTCACGACTTGGATGTGATCTACTCGATACTGTCG AATGATGGAAAGAGTAATCCCAAAGTTAATGACACACTCACTGATATGGACTCGGTACTAAAGCAATtcaaaattgttaaaactGATCGAGCTCAGGAAATGCCTGAAAAAGCACCTGTTCCTGCTCAAGTAAATACCACAGCTGCCACAACTAAG ATTCCTGCCAACGAGCTCGCTCTCACCAAGTTCATTTCTTCCATGCTCTCCAATGAGGCCAGGAATAACAATTTCAACGGACTTCACGTATCTGAAATACTAAAGAGGTGTAACAAGCAACACAGCTTTCAAT CTGTTCAAGAACAACACGTTAGAAAAGTTCTCTCCGATTTGGAAAGGGACGCTTCAGTTTATCAAACTCTCGATTCAAATACATATGCATCAACTGACTCgtaa
- a CDS encoding ubiquitin-transferase — MFDGSIKPQRVIRLSGASFMAQNSINRRNQSRFDLYSSIRNKSAKRIKDSLQSRLYLKRDVKELVALFDSYINDVELFFKDPNIANKYSLNNIVSYHPICRLVRLTTAISKYYPDSCTTSSRYEPVKYLVNWFNISNVQYSFVFLSDNDQTKHQFILLISRFLKLFFPESANSGLDYQNFEVGKLTVSTGALRENELLFCRLIKIVISTLTTEWYPDVLRRFVLNDTQSELNLLELHRFLKPLISDIKEAFCLLVRFWSVPVFTHLPDELLLEVVKSTIHENFLVGCSGIGDCTRSSVKPSSKPKFILDELLHRLLKVCNKKLPMDVTLNTGKMNIIRANLTAEIESDLLDNHLNILHCYVNDSSYPAYYNVFFNLLRLLERLVALDIVAQKNFSKHLEAIFNVLLVAFYHFPEPPNLYHLQTRQFFWTKLLCLPNIPRDLVLIIIQLLVPVHQKSHFVNDWQAYTVHKVTSHFSSAETPQHEFDPGVANILLSGSAISTLLNLFKMHLKECCNNNMLALFTHFDEHASNYSCLSSLWKIFCLLINHSLKIMYDSEIIEMEDSVKPLMSVEDAIWLSKIFNYMFWYKITNKKMSEVEFARSNFYPHAQVCKCNIEVKLPGLYNYATQSVIPSNLSQYNANTSSAYNFSEESIEAGLLSRKFNERFYRLTGTNSDIWIIPEAEHAIMQYINNESKGDVLKILDYIPHTISFKNRLMVFYNYISKDKSVSRNPMAQFMGSSVYIIRRPFIVEDGLSTLGSLNNHQLKQVFRVHFVDENGIEEQGVDGGGLFKEFLITLCTLIFDPTYGIFEEIPEERSYYPCPNSGLIHENHLELFCFIGKIVGKALYEQILIEPVLSRLILNLILKRRNTLDDLKLFDGTLHKNITSLRNMSEDEIGCLGLTFTCTQVCFGSTFQEDLVENGRNIKVTKDNVENFIHQFSNFKCNKLIEAQCSAFLQGLSSIIPLEWLQMFSPSELELLISGSSDAIDISDLRKHTVYAGGFDENSSTIQWLWEILDEYDNNQRSSFLWFVTCCKRSPLMGFKQLQPPFCVHKEPYSDRLPSVSTCLNLLKLPECSSKDVLKCKIHDAMSLSKGFGLH; from the exons ATGTTTGACGGTTCTATTAAACCGCAGAGGGTGATCCGGCTCTCCGGGGCCTCTTTCATGGCCCAGAATTCCATCAATCGCAGAAACCAATCCCGATTTGACTTATATTCTTCCATTAGAAATAAGTCTGCTAAGCGAATTAAGGATTCTTTGCAATCGCGGCTTTATTTAAAGAGGGATGTTAAAGAATTGGTTGCTCTGTTCGATTCGTACATTAACGACGTTGAGTTATTCTTTAAGGACCCGAACATCGCGAATAAATATTCTCTCAACAATATAGTTTCCTACCATCCCATTTGCAGGCTAGTTAGGCTAACAACAGCAATTTCTAAATACTATCCTGATTCGTGTACAACATCGTCGAGGTACGAGCCTGTAAAATACTTAGTTAATTGgtttaatatttcaaatgtacaatattcctttgtgtttttatccGATAATGATCAGACGAAGCACcagttcattttattaatctcAAGATTTCTTAAGTTGTTTTTTCCAGAGAGCGCCAATTCGGGCTTAGACTACCAGAACTTTGAAGTTGGAAAGCTGACCGTTTCTACCGGCGCCCTGAGAGAAAACGAGTTGCTGTTCTGCAGACTCATTAAAATCGTTATTTCCAC GCTGACAACAGAATGGTACCCCGACGTGTTGCGAAGGTTCGTTTTAAACGACACGCAGTCGGAGCTGAACCTGTTGGAGCTGCACAGGTTTCTGAAACCGTTGATTAGTGACATTAAGGAGGCATTCTGCCTCTTGGTTAGATTCTGGTCGGTCCCAGTCTTCACGCACTTGCCAgacgagctgctgctcgAAGTCGTGAAGTCGACGATACACGAGAACTTCTTGGTGGGATGCTCAGGCATAGGAGACTGCACACGCTCGAGTGTAAAGCCCTCGAGTAAACCCAAGTTTATCCTTGACGAGTTGCTACACCGTCTTCTCAAAGTGTGCAACAAGAAGCTGCCCATGGACGTGACTCTGAACACGGGAAAGATGAACATCATAAGGGCGAATCTGACCGCTGAGATTGAATcggacctgctggacaacCATTTAAACATCCTGCACTGCTACGTGAACGATTCTAGTTACCCTGCATACTATAACGTATTCTTTAACCTGCTGAGGCTTTTGGAGCGGCTGGTGGCACTGGATATCGTGGCGCAGAAGAATTTTTCGAAGCACCTCGAGGCGATTTTTAACGTGTTGTTAGTGGCATTTTACCACTTTCCAGAGCCTCCGAACCTGTACCATCTCCAGACGAGGCAGTTCTTCTGGACGAAGCTCCTGTGCCTGCCTAACATACCCAGGGACCTCGTGCTGATCATAATACAGCTCCTGGTCCCGGTGCACCAGAAGAGCCACTTTGTGAACGATTGGCAGGCGTACACAGTCCACAAGGTCACGAGTCACTTTAGTTCCGCTGAGACGCCTCAGCATGAATTTGACCCCGGAGTGGCCAACATCCTGCTCTCCGGGTCAGCAATCTCGACGCTGCtcaatttgtttaaaatgcACCTCAAGGAGTGCTGCAACAACAACATGCTGGCCCTTTTCACGCACTTCGACGAGCACGCCTCAAACTATTCGTGCCTCTCGTCGCTCTGGAAGATCTTTTGTCTGCTGATTAACCATTCGCTCAAG ATCATGTACGACTCGGAGATAATAGAGATGGAGGACAGCGTGAAGCCGCTGATGAGCGTCGAGGACGCAATCTGGCTCTCGAAGATATTCAACTACATGTTTTGGTACAAGATCACAAACAAGAAGATGAGCGAGGTCGAGTTCGCGAGGAGCAACTTCTACCCGCACGCCCAGGTCTGCAAGTGCAACATAGAGGTGAAGCTTCCGGGCCTCTACAACTACGCCACTCAGAGCGTGATTCCGAGCAACTTATCGCAGTACAACGCCAACACGTCCTCGGCGTACAACTTCTCCGAGGAGTCCATCGAGGCCGGGCTTCTTTCGAGGAAGTTCAACGAGCGCTTCTACAGGCTGACGGGGACCAACTCCGATATTTGGATTATTCCCGAGGCCGAACACGCGATTATGCAGTACATTAACAATGAATCGAAGGGGGACGTGCTCAAAATTCTGGATTACATTCCTCACACGATAAGCTTCAAGAACAGGCTGATGGTCTTCTACAACTACATTTCCAAGGACAAGTCGGTCTCCAGGAACCCTATGGCCCAGTTCATGGGCTCCTCAGTGTACATAATCCGGCGGCCCTTCATAGTCGAGGACGGGCTCAGCACTCTCGGCTCGCTCAACAACCATCAGCTTAAACAGGTTTTCAGGGTCCACTTTGTGGACGAGAACGGCATCGAGGAGCAGGGCGTGGACGGCGGAGGCCTCTTCAAGGAGTTTCTGATCACGCTTTGCACCCTCATTTTCGATCCCACCTACGGCATCTTTGAGGAGATTCCGGAGGAGCGCAGCTATTACCCGTGCCCAAACTCAGGCTTAATTCACGAAAACCACCTGGAACTTTTCTGCTTCATTGGGAAGATCGTCGGCAAGGCGCTGTATGAGCAGATTCTCATTGAGCCCGTTCTCTCCAGGCTCATCCTCAACTTGATTTTGAAGAGACGAAATACCCTCGACGACCTCAAGCTGTTTGACGGCACTCTCCATAAAAACATTACGAGCCTGAGGAACATGTCCGAGGACGAGATTGGCTGTTTGGGCCTCACTTTCACCTGCACGCAGGTCTGCTTCGGGAGCACCTTCCAGGAGGACCTGGTTGAGAACGGCCGGAACATCAAGGTCACCAAGGACAACGTTGAGAACTTCATTCACCAGTTTTCCAACTTCAAGTGCAACAAGCTCATCGAGGCGCAGTGCTCCGCATTCCTGCAGGGACTTTCCAGCATCATTCCACTTGAGTGGCTGCAGATGTTTTCTCCCTcggagctggagctgctcATTTCGGGCTCCTCAGACGCCATTGACATCAGCGACTTGAGGAAACACACCGTTTACGCTGGAGGCTTTGATGAAAACAGTTCTACTATCCAGTGGCTTTGGGAAATACTG gaCGAGTACGATAATAATCAGCGCAGTTCTTTCCTTTGGTTCGTAACATGCTGTAAGAGGTCCCCTCTCATGGGCTTCAAACAGCTCCAGCCTCCCTTCTGTGTTCATAAAGAGCCATATTCCGACAGGCTTCCTTCCGTTTCCACCTGCTTAAACTTATTGAAGTTGCCTGAGTGTTCTTCCAAGGATGTTTTGAAGTGCAAAATTCACGACGCCATGTCCCTTTCAAAGGGCTTTGGTCTGCACTAA
- a CDS encoding uncharacterized protein (protein of unknown function DUF529 repeat containing protein), with product MDLILPGITLIISASYCFNHGRFSSLMNLLQINEKEITVKDSTYSGYEEHVYTPKSGVQITKITDGANVIWEDKQKLTQCLSASTITKKFLIHLIHLVIKVTSKKKNEIYYKRLDGKFVSISQQEYDLLRLDPSQLNDSSVHFDIASKSLNEHVFKSVIKYHDGVPTLLVETIPPYKLVSVYDDFRPIWVNRSSMSYVENIIAYFFFARYHLVMLKLKTNEESKFINFMYKDGIWNEVEYYTFMNKFLRLKHHVPISGYLEFNILKLPEEEGFLIETDEKFGIELTTYTPRRGYILNTVLKGENILWDSANERCISVILLKKQGVIYGINLTLMDNHDERSTLNFIYEDSVYRTVSDEDFRKFNTKLVDPNEFRKYQQEKQRADQEDAEVSEEEAEVIIEEPDSADGPDSSDAADYKEYTEYTVEEEPPIQPQQAHFTRSEAQPEEERREEGSPEPDPEEVRRERPQPECPPEHERHQEPRPGPQPEQVRRQKPRPEPEPGAPEEDSEPQALDISDHNTRVFLRNSFKLEEVDTYEFLCTKKVHVPSITDGSMLIWDNKKSDKFSKLYVHHRKDLSQLIKLVTQVRTGDAIHFFKRHSANFETIDNTEYDALFEKMRASYNLLDSSILLNLNKTPKEQFFDYYVEYDDGVHVTKFITKSLFKLARILDGHNMLWQGLANEKCSCITRNKFYKGSELIVLNISALTNLSTAKFFKKLDGAFSEINQVDYKTEYNRLKESIPFVSNVTLNLSANVNESNFLYIETTEGKFTHGKYFPKSGYVLNKVSYGSNILWSSTRNRCKKVSLLKGNKSEKMVSISIVSNTTPELYFNFVNGKFVKLRNFIEYDFTLKEYNKSDSDEDQCAFCRTQLQRRYTILDNVNKIYLNINVDDPNVYTCFVNGLVMNKMFAPKDGYVFTDITDVNVFLFRSKSDSVLCVFIHVFYGTNGPQLVKYRTLGIDESGPGSLYYLEILDLNVKTIGADEFTSKLAELERELDRLKESQNKKLPLDVSSGNAESVEKTGKFKGLEYKEFRANEGYFFSKIIFSEDLVYSLDVDEDCAVVRSYFFADLVVLAELDFVIPDSRNSKVFLYRFSNDFITMDLDGFNNLLGSIAVLVSKCVALELADFNSKNTFEAETTEAVGESSLKQKLFSSKEKFFTSITANESTVWKANSDLFLAREVSVYYDDDHPYLLKILLQNLDHDETNMFFAFLRKKWTEINYTEFMNKINREAGDAQDEDDDSDLDLYDVDITNNINPEHVNYNTGRANGVLFIEVSLKDASSGIRSVSDKGNLMWESPSQGLACKIALVYYFENVPQLLKLTLFSESHLHKHVSNGYWLEIDEDIFSRKLASFESLSKVSTEPEPTRKVLCKLDTARIDTTLVRLSTSTLNKLTFNQYKPLSGGSFIEVFDGTLIWRTDSDQVCNLVRIYFSNEARVLAKLFLSTDLGVDSYLYFNNSGGTWTPISSQDFESTLDELDRNFVEEQPTDVPDFDLEDAFSDIEQEEAPNLGTEQEDISFDEFIQPDQSFNLGTEQEDLFAEDFIKPEHYTNLGTEQDEVSPEDFIKPEQSSNLGTQREEPPSEPVEVEAEDESEIHILEAEVNNLDPKYFSVEKGTCRSVPFTKIRAKSYNLISEIKDGDTTVWVKNDKYFCTHAKLFSENGQAKLAEIIVKSVTSKMRFLVKTSEGWRSVDEDDFNKRYSSLSDKCSSSTC from the coding sequence ATGGATTTGATCCTTCCGGGGATAACCTTAATAATCTCTGCGtcttattgttttaaccATGGCAGGTTTTCTAGTCTTATGAACCTACTTCAAATCAATGAGAAGGAGATAACCGTTAAGGATTCTACTTATAGCGGCTACGAAGAACACGTTTACACACCGAAAAGCGGAGTACaaataactaaaattaCCGATGGAGCTAATGTTATATGGGaagataaacaaaaattgaCGCAATGCCTATCGGCATCCACCATTACaaaaaaatttttaatccaTCTCATACATTTAGTCATAAAAGTTACTTCCAAGAAGAAAAATGAGATTTATTATAAGAGGTTGGATGGAAAATTTGTTTCTATATCTCAGCAAGAGTATGATTTATTAAGATTGGACCCTAGTCAACTGAACGATTCATCAGTTCATTTTGACATAGCTTCGAAATCTTTAAATGAACACGTTTTTAAGTCGGTGATTAAGTATCACGACGGAGTACCCACGTTGTTGGTGGAGACGATTCCTCCATATAAGCTTGTGTCAGTCTATGACGACTTTAGGCCTATTTGGGTGAATAGGTCCTCAATGTCGTACGTTGAGAATATTATCGCATATTTCTTCTTCGCAAGGTACCACCTGGTGATGTTGAAGTTAAAAACGAATGAGGAGAGCAAATTCATCAACTTCATGTACAAAGATGGAATCTGGAATGAAGTTGAGTACTACACATTCATGAATAAATTTTTGAGGTTGAAGCATCACGTGCCGATATCAGGCTACCTGGagtttaacattttaaaattgccCGAAGAGGAAGGGTTTTTAATTGAGACCGACGAGAAGTTCGGCATTGAGCTGACGACATACACTCCCAGACGAGGATATATATTGAACACTGTCCTCAAGGGCGAGAACATACTCTGGGATTCAGCAAATGAAAGATGCATTTCAGTAATATTGCTTAAGAAACAGGGAGTTATATATGGAATTAACTTGACGTTAATGGATAACCACGACGAGAGATCGACGCTAAATTTCATCTACGAAGATAGCGTTTACAGGACTGTTTCCGATGAGGACTTTAGGAAATTTAATACAAAACTGGTAGACCCAAATGAGTTTAGAAAATATCAGCAGGAAAAACAGAGAGCTGATCAGGAAGATGCAGAGGTCTctgaagaggaagctgaagtaATCATTGAGGAGCCAGACTCGGCCGACGGCCCAGACTCGAGCGACGCAGCTGATTATAAAGAATACACGGAGTACACTGTGGAAGAAGAACCGCCAATTCAGCCTCAACAGGCACATTTCACACGTTCAGAAGCTCAGCCGGAGGAGGAGCGTCGCGAGGAAGGCAGTCCAGAGCCTGACCCCGAGGAGGTGAGGCGTGAGAGACCTCAGCCAGAATGTCCACCAGAACACGAAAGACACCAGGAACCTCGTCCAGGCCCTCAGCCAGAACAGGTGAGACGCCAGAAACCCCGGCCAGAGCCTGAACCAGGAGCTCCAGAGGAGGACTCTGAACCGCAGGCACTCGACATAAGCGACCACAACACCAGAGTCTTCCTGAGAAACAGCTTTAAACTCGAAGAGGTCGACACGTACGAATTTCTGTGCACTAAAAAGGTACACGTCCCCTCAATCACGGACGGCTCGATGCTGATCTGGGATAACAAAAAGTCGGACAAATTCAGCAAACTATACGTTCATCACAGAAAAGACCTTTCGCAACTGATAAAGCTGGTCACGCAGGTTAGAACTGGAGACGCGATACACTTTTTCAAGAGGCACAGCGCAAATTTTGAGACCATTGACAACACGGAATATGACGCATTATTCGAAAAGATGAGAGCGAGTTACAACCTTCTGGACAGCTCAATTCTACTCAACCTGAACAAAACGCCCAAGGAACAATTTTTCGACTATTATGTCGAATACGACGACGGAGTACACGTAACGAAGTTCATAACTAAGTCGCTCTTTAAGCTGGCAAGGATACTGGACGGCCACAACATGCTGTGGCAGGGCCTGGCAAACGAAAAGTGCTCGTGCATAACGAGAAATAAGTTTTACAAGGGCTCAGAGTTGATCGTTTTGAACATTTCGGCGCTGACTAATTTGTCGACGGCTAAGTTCTTCAAAAAGCTCGATGGAGCCTTCTCTGAGATAAACCAGGTTGACTACAAGACGGAGTACAACAGGTTGAAGGAGTCTATACCCTTTGTCTCCAATGTGACTCTGAACCTTAGTGCAAACGTTAATGAGTCGAATTTCCTCTACATTGAAACCACCGAGGGTAAGTTCACCCACGGGAAATACTTCCCAAAGTCGGGATATGTCTTGAACAAGGTGAGCTACGGCTCTAACATTTTGTGGTCATCGACCAGAAATCGCTGCAAGAAGGtctcgctgctgaaggGGAACAAGTCAGAAAAAATGGTGAGCATATCGATAGTCAGCAACACAACTCCAGAGTTGTACTTCAATTTCGTCAACGGGAAGTTCGTGAAGCTGAGGAACTTCATAGAGTACGACTTCACGCTCAAGGAGTACAACAAGTCGGACTCCGACGAGGACCAGTGTGCCTTCTGCAGGACGCAGCTACAGAGGCGCTACACAATCCTGGATAACGTTAACAAGATATACTTGAACATCAACGTCGACGACCCGAACGTTTACACGTGCTTCGTTAACGGGCTGGTcatgaataaaatgttcGCACCCAAAGACGGCTACGTCTTTACAGATATCACCGACGTAAATGTGTTTCTGTTCAGGTCAAAGTCGGATTCTGTATTGTGTGTTTTCATTCATGTGTTCTATGGGACCAATGGGCCTCAGTTGGTCAAGTACCGCACGTTAGGTATAGACGAGTCTGGACCGGGGTCGCTATACTACCTGGAGATCCTAGACCTCAACGTTAAAACCATAGGAGCGGACGAGTTTACTTCGAAGCTGGCTGAGCTTGAAAGGGAGTTGGACAGGCTGAAGGAGAGCCAGAACAAAAAATTGCCGCTTGACGTATCGTCAGGAAACGCCGAGTCGGTGGAAAAGACCGGTAAATTCAAGGGACTCGAATACAAAGAGTTCAGAGCGAACGAGGGCTACTTCTTcagtaaaattatattttctgAGGATCTGGTCTACTCGCTCGACGTGGATGAAGACTGCGCGGTCGTTCGCTCTTACTTCTTCGCAGACTTGGTGGTTCTGGCAGAGCTGGACTTCGTCATCCCAGATTCGAGGAACAGTAAGGTGTTTTTGTACAGATTCTCCAACGACTTCATCACGATGGATTTGGACGGCTTTAACAACCTGCTGGGCTCCATTGCAGTTCTCGTGTCCAAGTGCGTTGCCCTGGAACTGGCAGACTTCAACTCCAAGAACACGTTTGAGGCTGAGACAACTGAGGCGGTTGGCGAGTCGAGTTTAAAGCAGAAGTTGTTTTCATCCAAAGAAAAGTTTTTCACGTCAATAACCGCCAACGAGTCCACGGTTTGGAAGGCGAACTCGGATCTGTTCCTGGCCCGAGAGGTGAGCGTGTATTACGACGACGATCACCCTTATCTCCTGAAGATTCTCCTCCAGAACCTCGACCACGATGAAACAAACATGTTCTTCGCCTTTCTCCGTAAAAAATGGACTGAAATTAACTACACGGAGTTCATGAATAAGATCAACAGGGAGGCCGGAGACGCTCAGGATGAGGACGATGATTCGGACCTTGACCTGTACGACGTCGACATCACGAATAACATTAACCCTGAGCACGTTAACTATAACACGGGCAGGGCCAATGGCGTGTTGTTCATTGAAGTGTCGCTGAAGGACGCCTCCTCCGGAATCAGGTCGGTCTCGGACAAGGGCAACCTGATGTGGGAGTCCCCCAGCCAGGGCTTAGCTTGCAAAATCGCCCTCGTCTACTACTTCGAAAACGTCccgcagctgctgaagctgaccCTCTTTTCGGAGTCGCACCTGCACAAGCACGTTTCGAACGGGTACTGGCTTGAAATCGACGAGGACATTTTCTCCAGGAAGCTCGCGTCGTTTGAATCGCTATCCAAGGTGTCCACTGAGCCTGAGCCCACGAGGAAGGTGCTTTGCAAGCTTGACACTGCCAGGATTGACACAACTCTGGTTCGACTGTCGACGAGCACTTTGAACAAGCTGACCTTCAACCAGTACAAGCCGCTTTCCGGCGGCTCCTTCATCGAGGTTTTCGACGGCACCTTGATTTGGAGGACTGACTCTGACCAGGTTTGCAACCTCGTCCGTATCTACTTCTCCAACGAGGCCCGCGTGCTCGCGAAGCTCTTCCTGTCGACCGACTTGGGCGTCGACAGTTATTTGTACTTCAACAACTCCGGTGGCACTTGGACCCCTATATCCTCTCAGGATTTTGAGTCTACCTTGGATGAGCTGGATCGCAACTTTGTCGAGGAGCAGCCGACCGATGTTCCCGACTTTGATTTGGAGGACGCCTTCTCAGACATTGAGCAGGAAGAGGCTCCTAATTTAGGCACTGAACAGGAAGATATATCTTTCGATGAATTCATTCAACCCGATCAGTCTTTCAATTTGGGCACTGAACAGGAAGATTTATTCGCCGAAGACTTCATTAAACCCGAACACTATACCAATTTAGGTACTGAACAGGACGAGGTATCCCCCGAAGACTTCATTAAACCCGAACAGTCTTCTAATTTGGGTACTCAACGGGAAGAACCCCCCTCCGAACCTGTTGAGGTCGAGGCGGAGGACGAATCTGAGATTCACATTCTCGAGGCTGAAGTCAATAACTTGGACCCCAAGTACTTTTCAGTTGAAAAGGGCACCTGCAGGAGCGTTCCCTTCACCAAGATTCGCGCAAAATCCTACAATCTTATCAGCGAGATCAAGGACGGCGACACCACCGTCTGGGTTAAGAACGACAAGTACTTTTGCACCCACGCTAAACTATTCAGTGAAAACGGGCAGGCTAAGCTTGCTGAGATCATCGTAAAATCTGTTACGTCCAAGATGCGGTTTTTAGTAAAGACTTCTGAGGGCTGGCGTTCCGTCGACGAGGACGATTTTAATAAGCGTTACTCTTCGCTTAGTGATAAGTGCAGTAGCTCCACTTGCTAG